A portion of the Tenacibaculum todarodis genome contains these proteins:
- a CDS encoding 4'-phosphopantetheinyl transferase family protein has protein sequence MALYKSLTVDNNTKVLIWKIEESFEALNADIILTENSQTRLNGMKSELHQRGFLSVRHLLKEAGYTDNDLFYDEFGKPYLKDGKHISITHSFTFSGLIISDDKHVGIDIEKQRDKILKIAHKFTPIEEYKTIANHDALISKLTIVWGAKESLYKIYGKKKLLFLHHIYIEDFKFEDERTTGEIRYEGEINSYGIHFLEFDGFTCVFAY, from the coding sequence ATGGCTCTTTACAAAAGTTTAACGGTAGATAATAACACTAAAGTTCTGATTTGGAAGATTGAAGAATCTTTTGAAGCATTAAATGCAGATATTATTCTGACAGAGAACAGTCAAACTCGTTTAAACGGAATGAAATCTGAATTGCATCAACGCGGTTTTCTAAGCGTTAGACATTTGCTAAAAGAAGCAGGTTATACAGATAATGATTTGTTTTATGATGAATTTGGGAAACCCTATTTAAAAGATGGAAAGCATATTTCTATCACGCATTCTTTTACCTTTTCTGGCTTAATTATTTCTGATGATAAACATGTTGGAATTGATATTGAAAAACAACGTGATAAAATCTTAAAAATAGCGCATAAATTCACACCAATTGAAGAATACAAAACCATTGCAAATCATGATGCATTAATTAGTAAATTGACGATTGTTTGGGGAGCAAAAGAAAGTTTGTATAAAATCTACGGAAAGAAAAAACTCTTATTCTTACATCATATTTATATTGAAGATTTTAAGTTTGAAGATGAAAGAACTACTGGAGAGATTAGATATGAAGGAGAAATTAATTCATACGGAATTCACTTTTTAGAGTTTGATGGTTTTACTTGTGTTTTTGCTTATTAA
- a CDS encoding AAA family ATPase gives MEKKLRQKSINLVKVVLFGPESTGKTTLSTQLARHYNTVWAPEFAREYLQDKWNNERKTCEASDLIPIAKGQMKLENTLAKKADKVLICDTDLLETKVYSEEYYGGFVDPELDKAAKENKYDLYLLTYIDTPWEADDLRDKPEERLEMFTTFENALKKHNKNYILLKGDKETRLKEATIAIDKLIAEKDDLFSFSDSLLDLDMHFLHQNTDDFGNSFDY, from the coding sequence ATGGAAAAAAAACTTAGACAAAAATCAATCAATCTTGTAAAGGTTGTTTTATTTGGACCAGAAAGCACAGGTAAAACTACACTTTCTACACAACTTGCACGTCATTACAATACTGTTTGGGCACCAGAATTTGCACGTGAGTATTTACAAGACAAATGGAATAACGAACGTAAAACTTGCGAGGCTTCTGATTTAATTCCTATTGCAAAAGGGCAAATGAAATTAGAAAACACCTTAGCTAAAAAAGCTGATAAGGTTTTAATTTGTGATACCGATTTATTAGAAACCAAAGTGTATTCAGAAGAATATTATGGCGGTTTTGTTGATCCAGAATTAGATAAAGCAGCAAAAGAAAATAAATACGATTTATATTTGCTAACCTATATTGATACGCCTTGGGAAGCAGATGATTTACGCGACAAACCTGAAGAGCGTTTGGAAATGTTTACTACTTTTGAAAATGCCTTGAAAAAGCATAACAAAAACTACATCTTATTAAAAGGTGATAAAGAAACGCGCCTTAAAGAAGCTACAATTGCTATTGATAAATTGATTGCTGAGAAAGATGATTTATTTTCTTTTTCAGATTCTTTATTAGATTTAGATATGCATTTCTTACACCAGAATACAGATGATTTTGGTAATTCTTTTGATTACTAA
- a CDS encoding DUF983 domain-containing protein encodes MAIMLYEVSNYITLILHKNSINIMPKVLNILKCKCPNCKDGKMFYKTGNFLLLKAPKMNAFCKKCNFKFEKEPGFFFGSMFVSYALVAAEMIATAVLFRLILNFSYINVIIIAITIAILLSTFNFRSSRSIWIYMFYSED; translated from the coding sequence ATGGCGATTATGTTATATGAAGTTTCTAACTATATTACTTTAATTTTGCATAAAAATAGTATAAATATTATGCCAAAAGTATTAAATATATTAAAATGTAAATGTCCTAATTGTAAAGATGGGAAAATGTTTTATAAGACAGGTAACTTTTTGTTACTTAAAGCACCAAAAATGAATGCTTTTTGTAAAAAGTGTAATTTTAAATTCGAAAAAGAACCTGGTTTCTTCTTCGGGTCTATGTTTGTAAGTTACGCTCTTGTAGCTGCAGAAATGATAGCAACTGCAGTTTTATTTAGATTAATATTAAACTTTTCATATATAAATGTTATCATAATTGCTATAACAATAGCTATACTATTAAGTACTTTTAACTTTAGAAGCTCTAGATCTATTTGGATTTATATGTTTTATAGTGAAGATTAG
- the pnuC gene encoding nicotinamide riboside transporter PnuC has product MSHIFDFLFGQYKDYSTVDTTLEIIAVIFGFLSVWFSKQNKIWVFPTGMISTAIFVYLLLKWELLGDMMINGYYFIMSVYGWYIWTRTKDGEVVNPISKTTLKDKKISIAIFLATLVFVYIVYKTFDKWTSWVAYADTITTAIFFVGMWLMAKRKIENWLFWIVGNIISVPLYFYKGFTFTSFQYFGFTFIAIFGYIAWKKNLDKNQSIL; this is encoded by the coding sequence ATGAGCCACATTTTTGATTTCCTTTTTGGTCAATATAAAGACTATTCTACAGTTGATACAACTTTAGAAATTATAGCAGTAATTTTTGGTTTTTTATCTGTTTGGTTCTCCAAACAAAATAAAATTTGGGTGTTTCCAACTGGAATGATAAGTACCGCAATTTTTGTCTATTTGCTTTTAAAATGGGAACTTTTAGGTGATATGATGATTAATGGCTACTATTTTATAATGAGTGTTTATGGTTGGTATATTTGGACTCGTACAAAAGATGGAGAAGTTGTTAATCCGATTTCTAAAACTACATTAAAAGACAAGAAAATTTCAATAGCCATCTTTTTAGCAACCTTAGTTTTTGTTTATATCGTTTACAAAACCTTTGACAAATGGACAAGTTGGGTTGCGTATGCAGACACTATTACAACAGCAATTTTCTTTGTTGGTATGTGGTTAATGGCAAAAAGAAAAATAGAAAATTGGTTATTCTGGATTGTAGGAAACATCATTTCTGTACCTTTATACTTCTATAAAGGATTTACATTTACAAGTTTCCAATATTTTGGATTTACATTTATAGCAATATTTGGCTACATAGCATGGAAAAAAAACTTAGACAAAAATCAATCAATCTTGTAA
- the arfB gene encoding alternative ribosome rescue aminoacyl-tRNA hydrolase ArfB: MNSETIIKELSFKATRSSGAGGQHVNKVSSKIELSFDLENSTSLSDDEKERLKDKLSSKLTKENILILYCSESRSQHRNKDIAIKRFLDLIKIGIKRPKIRRKTKPSKASVKRKAEHKKRTSVKKALRRKPKLD; encoded by the coding sequence ATGAATTCTGAAACCATCATAAAAGAATTATCTTTTAAGGCTACCAGAAGTTCTGGTGCTGGTGGGCAACACGTAAATAAAGTGTCTTCTAAAATAGAATTATCATTCGATTTAGAGAATTCTACTTCTTTGTCTGATGATGAAAAAGAACGTTTAAAGGACAAACTTTCATCTAAACTTACAAAAGAGAATATCCTTATTTTATATTGCTCAGAATCTCGTTCTCAACATAGAAATAAAGATATTGCCATTAAACGTTTTTTGGATCTTATTAAAATTGGTATAAAACGCCCCAAAATTAGAAGGAAAACAAAACCAAGTAAAGCTTCTGTTAAAAGAAAGGCAGAACATAAAAAAAGAACTTCCGTTAAAAAAGCTTTGAGAAGAAAACCAAAATTAGATTAA
- a CDS encoding thiamine-binding protein gives MKISIELTLLPLNNNFEDHIITFIKRLRASKFTVLENPMSTQIYGEYDLLMPFLTSEIKKSFENQENVVVNLKIVKSDRSNYEPHF, from the coding sequence ATGAAAATATCTATAGAACTTACTTTGTTACCTCTCAATAATAATTTTGAGGATCATATTATTACGTTTATAAAACGTTTACGCGCATCTAAGTTTACTGTTTTAGAAAACCCAATGAGCACTCAAATTTATGGCGAATATGATTTATTAATGCCTTTTTTAACTTCAGAAATTAAAAAATCGTTTGAAAATCAAGAAAATGTTGTCGTAAATTTAAAAATAGTAAAATCTGATAGAAGTAATTATGAGCCACATTTTTGA
- a CDS encoding AraC family transcriptional regulator: MKIPVLKINQFKEPETLNDFYINSFSNHIDLNKKLLKKPHSHNFYLCVIFTQGSGTHEIDFNSYQVNSGKVFFLKPGQTHSWKFETKPEGFIFFHSLEFYNLKFLDHTLQSFPFFYSNQNPPLLDLSKKELNKLKMLFEEVYKEYLQKNLLRELKITNIVNNIYIELTRAYTANIDIEELVSTNYSVILENLENLINTNFYREKFPKFYANQLNITTKHLNRVVKNAINKTTSQLISERIILESKRLMIHSENNLADISDTLQFTNYAYFSKFFKLKTGFTPLSFRKKYAIFK, translated from the coding sequence ATGAAAATACCAGTTTTAAAAATTAATCAATTTAAAGAACCTGAAACATTAAATGATTTCTACATCAATTCATTTTCGAATCATATAGATTTAAATAAGAAGTTATTAAAAAAGCCACATAGCCATAACTTTTACCTTTGCGTTATATTTACACAAGGTTCTGGAACTCATGAAATAGACTTTAATTCTTACCAAGTTAATTCTGGTAAAGTATTTTTCTTAAAACCTGGACAAACACACTCTTGGAAGTTTGAAACAAAACCAGAAGGTTTTATATTTTTTCATTCATTAGAATTTTATAATTTAAAATTTTTAGACCATACACTTCAGTCATTTCCATTTTTTTATTCTAACCAAAATCCACCTTTATTAGATTTATCGAAAAAAGAATTAAATAAATTAAAAATGCTTTTTGAAGAAGTATATAAAGAATATCTTCAGAAAAACTTATTACGAGAATTAAAAATAACAAACATTGTAAATAATATTTACATAGAACTAACAAGAGCTTATACAGCTAATATTGATATAGAAGAATTGGTTTCTACTAATTACTCTGTAATATTAGAAAACTTAGAAAATTTAATTAACACAAATTTTTATAGAGAAAAATTCCCTAAGTTTTATGCAAATCAATTAAATATAACAACAAAACACCTTAACAGAGTTGTAAAAAATGCAATTAATAAAACTACAAGTCAGTTAATTTCTGAGAGAATTATTTTAGAATCTAAAAGGTTAATGATACACTCTGAAAATAATTTAGCAGATATTTCTGATACGCTACAATTTACAAATTATGCTTATTTTTCTAAGTTTTTTAAATTAAAAACCGGTTTTACACCTTTAAGTTTTAGAAAAAAATATGCTATTTTTAAATAG
- a CDS encoding geranylgeranylglyceryl/heptaprenylglyceryl phosphate synthase, producing MNIYQNIISAKAANKKLLAVLIDPEKFEVENTVSFFEKVHQSIATHIFVGGSTDEKNQTENVVSAIKETTDLPVILFPGDVSQISQKADGILFLSLLSGRNPEYLIEQQIKAASILKKSDLDILPTGYILIDGGTKTATQKVSNTTPISQDNLKLVLNTALAGEFSGKKLIYLEAGSGAKISVNENIIKAVSDNLSIPLIVGGGICSKKQLDEAFNAGADLVVIGTAFEKDTSFFNQLKK from the coding sequence GTGAATATTTACCAAAACATTATATCAGCAAAAGCAGCAAACAAAAAACTATTAGCAGTTTTAATTGACCCAGAAAAGTTTGAAGTTGAAAATACAGTTTCATTTTTTGAAAAAGTGCATCAATCTATTGCTACGCATATTTTTGTTGGGGGAAGTACAGATGAAAAAAACCAAACAGAAAACGTAGTTTCTGCTATAAAAGAAACTACTGATTTACCTGTTATTTTATTTCCTGGTGATGTTTCACAAATTTCACAAAAAGCAGACGGAATCTTGTTTTTAAGTTTACTTTCTGGTAGAAATCCTGAATATTTAATTGAGCAACAAATTAAAGCTGCTTCAATTTTAAAAAAATCAGATTTAGATATTTTACCAACTGGTTACATCTTAATTGACGGAGGAACTAAAACTGCAACTCAAAAAGTAAGTAATACAACACCAATTTCTCAAGACAATTTAAAACTTGTTTTAAACACTGCTTTAGCTGGTGAATTCTCAGGTAAAAAACTTATTTATTTAGAAGCTGGAAGTGGCGCAAAAATTTCTGTAAATGAAAACATTATTAAAGCAGTTTCTGATAATTTATCTATTCCCTTAATTGTTGGAGGCGGAATTTGTTCTAAAAAACAATTAGATGAAGCCTTTAATGCAGGAGCAGATTTAGTGGTAATTGGAACTGCTTTTGAAAAAGACACATCATTTTTTAATCAATTGAAAAAATAG